The Paenibacillus sp. BIC5C1 DNA segment TCAGATGAAGCGCTCCCGGACCTAGCCGATTGCTTCGAATCTGAAGTGGTTCCCAAATTGTCCTCTTCCTCTGGGACCTGACTGACGAGCTGCACTTTATCAGTTTCTGTCTCCTGTGTTTCCTGTATTGCCAGTTCCGCTTCGGATACCGTTTCCGTTGTGGTCAGCTTGAGGAAAATCTGTTCCAGACTGAGATTTTCTTTCTTCATCTCCAGAATGGGCAAGCCTGCACCAGACAAAAGGTAGAATAGTTCCTCCCGGAAATCTTCAGAAGATTCGCCGGTAAGCAGCATTTTTACTGTATCAGTAGAACCATTGGATGATTGCCCATCTGCTGCTTGAATGACTTCGCTCCGAACTTTCTCCCATGGTGTCAGCACATTATGTAATTGCTGCTCTGTGGACTTCACTTCAATGGACACCTTAAACTGATCTCCCATTGCTGAGCCAAAATGCTGCGGTGAACCATCCAATACGAGCTGCCCCTGATTAATAATCAACATGCGATTACAAAGCGTGCTCACTTCCGGCAAAATATGTGTACTAAGCAGCACTGTATGATTCTCACCCAGTTCACGGATCAGATCCCGTATCTCCATAATCTGATTTGGATCGAGTCCTGAAGTCGGCTCATCCAGCACGAGCAGATCCGGTTTGTGAATAATGGCTCCAGCCAGACCCAGACGCTGCTTGTACCCTTTGGACAGTCCGCGAACCAATTGCTTTTCACGACCTTGAAGACCCAGCCTGCTGACCATCTCACTGATCCGCAATTTCACTTCGCGTGTCGGGACATCCCTCAGATTAGCGACGAACTTCAAATAAGACTGTACCGTCATATCTGGATAAAGCGGCGGTGTCTCCGGCAGATAGCCGATCTTGGAACGAACGCTCCTGCTCTGATCGTGCACCGATATGCCATCCACTGCAATGGAGCCAGCCGTAGGATGCAAATAGCCCGTAATCATTCGCATCGTTGTGGTTTTCCCGGCACCATTCGGTCCCAAAAATCCAACAATCTCACCGCGCTCCATTGTGAAATCCAGTTGATGCACGCCGCGCCGTCCATCAAATACTTTGCTTACCTGTTTCACTTCGAGCACATCATTCATCCTTTCCCGTTAAAATACCCGTGTGCCATCATCGCTTTCTTCAGATGGTCAACACGGGAAGTTCCTTGTATCTTACGTGTTGTATCCTAAATGCAGCTTAATGTCACTTAAAAGAGAGCTTAAAAATATGTGTCTAAAATGTGAACACCACTTCATTCACCCACACCCTGTACTCTGAGACAACGTACCTTACAGTACAGGAGCTTGAGCACCTGCACAAAAGTCAGAGGGTGAACCGTGTGAAAGTACTATTCACATTTTTTGTTCCAAGCGGCGGTGTGGATACTTTAAACCGATTGCGTACAGCCGTTCTGCAACGCCATGGCATCGAAGCGCATTTATTGTATTTGTACCCTGGCTCAGGAATGCAGAACAATACCAGTACGCCGGTCTTCACCGCTTCCAGTGATGAGGAAATTCATAGTTTGATTCATCATCATTGTTATGATGCCATTATTGTTACCTCCGATATTGCCATGCCGGGCAGATTAAGAGCCCTCGGGTATAAAGGACGCATTATCTATGAAGCACAGGGACTTGGGACGCGTGAACAGGCTATGGAAACCATTCAGTTGGGAGTACCTTATCTTCAAGCCCACTGTAATGCTGCGGTCATTCCTCCAACAGATCATTTACTGGAGCTGTTCATTCATATGTGCCCTTGGCTTCATCGGTTTGTCATTCCCAATATGCTGGATACCAATACCTTTGCCCCAATTTCGGTGGATACTCCTCCCTATCCGGTACTTGCATGGGTAGGAAGGCTCGAACACAATAAAAACTGGCGGGAATACTTGATGATATCCAGCAAAATCATTAAGAAAATTCCGAAAGCCAGACTATGGTTGTTTCACGATCCTACCTTGGCTAATCCGGAAGATGAGGTCATGTTCCGACACATGCTCGCCGAATACGGTCTTGAAGATCGGATTGGCATTTTTATCAATGTCCCCCATTCCGAGATGCCCACATTTTATTCCATGATTGCAGCTTCCGGGGGGATTATGCTGTCTACATCCCTGCTTGAAGGTTTTGGATATGCGGTTGCTGAAGCCATCAGTTGCGGCTGCCCAGTGCTCAGCACTGATTCAGATGGCGTGCGTTCCTTTATCACACATAACAAAACGGGTAAATTTTATCCGCTTGGCAACGTGAAAGCCGCTGTATCCGAAGCAGTAGACCTTATGCGGAACAAGAAGCTGCGAGAGAATATACGTATTCAGGGCAGACAGCATATGGCCGTCTCCTTCTCACCTGATCGATACGCCGCTTCATTTCGGGAAATGATGACAGCCTTGAGTATTTTCTTCTAAACAAAACAAAAAGGCAGTTCAGAAGAATTTCCTGAACTGCCTTAAATGAATATCTTGATTAGCTTATAAGAATTAATGTCCCATCATCATTGCAGGATCAGGTTGATCCCCTGTTTGAAGGGTTTCTTCCTCCATCCGTTTTGGTTTGCGCAGAATCAGACTGAGCAGGCATCCAAACAAGGCAATACATGCTGCCAGGAAGAAGGTATCGTTGAAACCAGCCACTAATCCATTCACCACACCTGTAGCATCAGTAGCTCCAGCTGTATTGCTTGCAATATGGGAGGTCAGGAATCCGGTCAAGCCGGCAACTGCAAAGGACACAACCACTTGTTGTGCAGCAGCAGTAAGCGGGGTAACCCGACCTACCAGCTTACGTGGAGCAGCATTCAGTACATGCGTATTGAGTGGCATCATGGAGAAACCCATACCTAATCCCATCATGACAAGGCTAAGAATGATTAGGCCAAGACCCGTTTCCGCCGTAATTGTCGACAGAATAAACAGTGCACCCGAGATAATACCCAGACCCACGAAAGCCAATGGTCTTGCACCAATTTTATCAAACAAACGTCCACCAAGCGGCATACCTACACCCGAAGCCAGCGCCTGCGGGAGCAAAATGAGCCCTGTTTCCAATGCAGTGTAGCCTTTGATTTGTTGCAGATAAAGTGGAATCAAAATCATCGCCCCAAACAAAGCGACTTGTGACACCCATGCCAGAATAATACCCCGTGTGAAATCAGATGATTTGAACACCCGAAGTTCCAACAGCGGATTTTTGTGACGAAGCTCCACGATAACGAACAAGATCAGCGCCACGCCTCCGACAATCACACCTGTTAGTGTTGTTGCAGACGTCCAGCTTGTTCCGCCTTCACTTACACCGTATGCGAGCATCGAGAATGCGATTGGTGCCAGAATCATACCGAGCAGATCAAGCGCAGGCGTGCGTCCACGATCTGTATCTGGCAGGAATTTGATACATAGAATAAAAGCGGCAATACCGATCGGCAGATTGATCAGGAAGATCCAGTGCCAGCTAAATGATTCAATAAACCAGCCAGATAATACCGGACCCAGTGCAGGGGCCAACAGCATCGGAATCCCGAGCATACCCATGATAGAGCCCCTTCTTTCAGGAGGAGCCAGACGGAATACCATCGCCATACCAATCGGTGCAACCATGCCTCCGCCAAGCCCCTGGATGATACGGTAAATAATCAATTGTTCAGGAGATTGCGCGATCGAACACAATACTGAACCCAGAGTAAACATCGCGATCGTGAACAGAAATACTCTTTTGGCACCGAATCGGTCGGTCAACCATCCCGCTAGCGGTATGACTGCTGACAAGGCCAACGTATATCCTGTAACCGTCCATTGAATCGTCTTCAGATCGGTCTCAAAATATTGAACCAGATTCGGAATTGCCACGTTAACTACCGTGCTGTCCAAGATGACCATAATCATCCCGACAATAATAGCCAGTAGGGGCAGAATAATCGTTTTAATCGAGAACTCCGCCGGTTCCTGGGGCACTGCTGTTTGTTGTTTCACTCTCTCCACTCTCTTTTCCGGCCTGGAGGCAATATCTTTGTATGTGTCTCCCCATCGGCCTTATATTCACGACGTTTCAAACTTTCGTTTTAAACCGTCGTTTTAAACTCTTGTTTAAGCATAGGTTAATTCTAATGAAAATACCTTTGCTGTCAAGCTATTTTTTATTGGATAACGAATCACGTATGTATGCCAAAAAATGGACCAGGTCTTCTCCTGCTCCACCCCATTGGTTAATCGATGTCCATTATGGTGATATTTTCTAATCTGCCAATTTGATCATCTGATGCTCCGAAAGTATACCCAAGGTCTGGCCTTGGTCACTCCTGCAGTATATGCGAATAACCAGATGCCTTGGTGTAGAATTGTTGCTAATGATGCGCAGTTCGCACGGTTCGGATGAGACTGTGAGATTATGAATAATGTGATTTCCTGTGTCCGCCCCAATCCGACAAAGATAGCGATACAGCTCCCCACGGGTGTGACTGATTTCTCCGACAAATATATCCACATCGTCATTTCCTACAAATGCCAATTCAATGTCCATATATCTCACCGGAACAACGGTTTGCAGCAGTTTTTCGTGAATCTCCAATACATATGCGGCCACGGTATATCCCTCCTGTAGGGCAGAGTTGAACCTTTCTCTAGATATGGTATGCCTGCTCTCGTCCATTGCTATTTGCAATCACCCATTTTAATTAATTCCACGGAAATGCCCACCCTTTCGTCTGCTTTTTTTCATAGACTAACAGGATAGAAGATCGGCCTGTGCAGGCCGTGACAAGGAGGTACCTATGAGAGTTCTGCTCGTGACCTATTGGGAGCTTACACAGATGGGTGGAATATGGACATATGTGAAACAGCTGGCTGACAGGCTAATGGCTCTTGGCGTAGAGGTGGATATTATGGGCACCAACGGAGCCAAAAATGAAGTGTACATTCGCAATCTCAATCGTTCCTTCTCCAAAGATAAGGTATGGCCCATGCTTCAAGCCAAACTTAATCCGACTGATTTGCCTCAATTCACAGCCGATTCTCTCGTGGCTTATTATGAATTGAACAGGTATGCCTTTGAAATGGGAGCCGCGTATCTCGGCGTTGATCATTACGATGTCATCCATGCGCAGGACCCGGTAGCAGCAGTCGCAATGAGACGTATATTAAACCGCAACACACCAATGGTAACGAGTTATCACGGGGCGCTTGCGCGAGAAGCTTTTTACGATGCTCAAAACTCTAACGCGAAGCTAACACTTCCCGAATATTTGCAATCCAAACGTGGACGTTACTTCCTGTCACTGGAAGAGCGAAGCGCTGAACAATCCCAGCTTATTCTGGTCTCCAGCCATTGGATTAAGAGCACACTTACGGACCTCCATGTTCCCGAGTCCAAATTTCGAATTATTCCTTATGCTGTGGATATTCCAGCCTACCGTGCCCAAGCAGCAGTCAAGTTCCGTCAGAGGAAGACAGCGGGCAAAAAAGTGATCGCCTTTACGGGCAGACTGGAGCACATCAAAGGGGTTCATATTCTGGTAAAAGCACTCTCCAGCCTTAAGAAGAATCGCTCGGATTGGGTCTGCTGGATTGCTGGGGAAGGCAATCTGATGGAGGATTTACGCTCCCTAGCCAATGACCTTGGAGTAGGTGCTGACATCGTTTTTTGGGGGAAACTCGACAACATCCCTTCATTCCTACGCCATGCTGACATTTATGTACAGCCCAGCTTGCAGGATACGCAGCCTTTCTCGGTTACAGAGGCTCAGCTCGCCGGATTGCCTGTCATTGTAAGCGGTACGGCAGGTATGCCTGAGATGGTGCAGCCTGAACATACCGGTTGGGTCGTGCCGCCACAGGATGTCGAAGCCCTTAGCGCACTGTTAAATGCCCTTCTGCAGGATGATGCTACCCGTGCAAAGGTAGGAGCAGCAGCCAAAGCCTGGGTTGAACAACATCGATCACTGGAAGAGATGGGATTGCGCACGCTGCATGTTTACCAGGAAGCCATTCAGTTGGGAGGTCAGAGAATATGACATTGCTCGTCCCCAGTGATTTGTATAATCGTTGGTTCTCCACCCCTGTGTCCACGACGCATATCGAGGTGGATTACGCTGTAATGAACGAATTAATGAGAAAGCTGCCCAAAGGGTACGTATTCCCTGATCCGGCAAGCATGCTCATTCTCACATCTGAGAATAATTAGAGTCAAGTAACTCTACAAACAGGAACAAATAAGAGGATATTCGTTCATGCCGCAAGCACTTTACGGCAACCGAATATCCTCTTTTTCTTGTTTGTGGTTCACTATCTAACATTCTTGGTTTCTTCCATGACTTATCACAACTACTTCCAGTAACCGCCAACCTGCAACAGATTGAGTAATACAGGTCGATGCTTCGCTTGAACAAGTTCCATTTCGGCTTTCAATGCCTCAAAGTGTTTCTTGGTTCCCATTGATTCATGAACCCGATAACACATCAGTGGTTCACTGTAATAGAACAGCTCATAAAGCGGAAACAGCCTCAGCCACATCTCATAGTCATGCGTATAGCGAAATTCGGTGTCAAACACGCCGAACTTTCGAAATGCATCCATCTCAAGCATCACTGTACAACCGTTGATTGGGCAACCTTCGGTCAGCACCTGAAGCATCTCTAGACGACTGCCTACTTCTGGTCTCACTGTGTCCATCCATTCGCTGTTCGCATCTACATAATGATAGGCCCCGTGACAGAACGAAGCCTTGACCTCTAGCATGAACTTCAGTTGTTTCTCTACCCGGTCCAGCAACATCACATCATCGGAGCTGAGCCAGACAAAGTAATCACCTGTCGCCTGTTTGATTCCCTCGTTTAACGCGGTTGCTGTTCCACCATTCTCTTTTCGTATATAGCGAATGCGATTCATGAATGGTTGAAGCCGCTCCACATGCTTCGTAGAGCCGTCATCCACCACAATGACCTCAATATGCGGATACGTCTGGTGAATGGCACTGTGAACAGCCTGCTCGATATACGCACAATTATAAAAAGGAATGACAATTGATACCTTCGGCTCCATTCGGTACTCCCCTTTCTCCGCGTGAATATTACCATTCTCCCTATTATATGAGGATAGATCCGTTAGGTATCGGGCATCTGTTGCATAACGACTCATAATTTACGCATATGAGCATTTTGCATTAATCCAATGAGTGGCTTATAGATCGAATTACATATAAATAAAGAGGGCGTTATTCAGCCAACATACGGCCTCCATAACCCCCACCAAAGTTGTTCATCCCCCCATGGCAGTAATCCGCTGCAACAAAGGCTCCCGATATCTGGACCATACCATGGCGGCCTCCCGACCGATGGCATCTGCATGGCGTAACGTCCCCATCCCCCCGTGCCGTCGATATGCAGTAAGCGACTCGTTCAGATATGGAAAACGATGTCCGTTCAGTAAAATACGCATCCATAGATCCAAATCATGCGTATAAGGCAACAATTCATTAAACAGGCCCACCCCACTAAAGAGATCCTTGCGGATCATCACGGTACAGCCGTTCACCGGATTGCCGTTTACGAAGAGGCGCAGCCAATCCGGTTCTGCCATCGGTTCTGCTCCCCCGTTTAACTTGGTCACCGCAGAGTGCTCATTAATGTAATTAAAGTTGGTATGAGAGATGAGCACATTCTCCCGTTGCATAAATTCAACCTGATGACGAATCTTATCCCGATATAAGAGGTCATCCGAACTCAGCCAGGCGACATAGTCCCCGGAGGCATGACGGATGCCGTGATTCAGAGCTGAAGCTGTACCGCCATTGCTTTTGCCAAGAACATAAATGTAGGGGAGATACGGCTGGAGCAATTCCGTATGCCGGGTAGAGCCATCGTTGACGATAATGATCTCAACATCGGTATATGTCTGATTCAGTGCACTTTGGATTGCTTGAGGTACATAGGGACAATTGTAAAACGGAATAACAATGGATACTCTCGGATTCAAGTAGTCGACCTCCCC contains these protein-coding regions:
- a CDS encoding glycosyltransferase family 4 protein, with translation MRVLLVTYWELTQMGGIWTYVKQLADRLMALGVEVDIMGTNGAKNEVYIRNLNRSFSKDKVWPMLQAKLNPTDLPQFTADSLVAYYELNRYAFEMGAAYLGVDHYDVIHAQDPVAAVAMRRILNRNTPMVTSYHGALAREAFYDAQNSNAKLTLPEYLQSKRGRYFLSLEERSAEQSQLILVSSHWIKSTLTDLHVPESKFRIIPYAVDIPAYRAQAAVKFRQRKTAGKKVIAFTGRLEHIKGVHILVKALSSLKKNRSDWVCWIAGEGNLMEDLRSLANDLGVGADIVFWGKLDNIPSFLRHADIYVQPSLQDTQPFSVTEAQLAGLPVIVSGTAGMPEMVQPEHTGWVVPPQDVEALSALLNALLQDDATRAKVGAAAKAWVEQHRSLEEMGLRTLHVYQEAIQLGGQRI
- a CDS encoding glycosyltransferase gives rise to the protein MEPKVSIVIPFYNCAYIEQAVHSAIHQTYPHIEVIVVDDGSTKHVERLQPFMNRIRYIRKENGGTATALNEGIKQATGDYFVWLSSDDVMLLDRVEKQLKFMLEVKASFCHGAYHYVDANSEWMDTVRPEVGSRLEMLQVLTEGCPINGCTVMLEMDAFRKFGVFDTEFRYTHDYEMWLRLFPLYELFYYSEPLMCYRVHESMGTKKHFEALKAEMELVQAKHRPVLLNLLQVGGYWK
- a CDS encoding ABC transporter ATP-binding protein, with translation MNDVLEVKQVSKVFDGRRGVHQLDFTMERGEIVGFLGPNGAGKTTTMRMITGYLHPTAGSIAVDGISVHDQSRSVRSKIGYLPETPPLYPDMTVQSYLKFVANLRDVPTREVKLRISEMVSRLGLQGREKQLVRGLSKGYKQRLGLAGAIIHKPDLLVLDEPTSGLDPNQIMEIRDLIRELGENHTVLLSTHILPEVSTLCNRMLIINQGQLVLDGSPQHFGSAMGDQFKVSIEVKSTEQQLHNVLTPWEKVRSEVIQAADGQSSNGSTDTVKMLLTGESSEDFREELFYLLSGAGLPILEMKKENLSLEQIFLKLTTTETVSEAELAIQETQETETDKVQLVSQVPEEEDNLGTTSDSKQSARSGSASSDSHTGEGSK
- a CDS encoding glycosyltransferase yields the protein MNPRVSIVIPFYNCPYVPQAIQSALNQTYTDVEIIIVNDGSTRHTELLQPYLPYIYVLGKSNGGTASALNHGIRHASGDYVAWLSSDDLLYRDKIRHQVEFMQRENVLISHTNFNYINEHSAVTKLNGGAEPMAEPDWLRLFVNGNPVNGCTVMIRKDLFSGVGLFNELLPYTHDLDLWMRILLNGHRFPYLNESLTAYRRHGGMGTLRHADAIGREAAMVWSRYREPLLQRITAMGG
- a CDS encoding DHA2 family efflux MFS transporter permease subunit, with product MKQQTAVPQEPAEFSIKTIILPLLAIIVGMIMVILDSTVVNVAIPNLVQYFETDLKTIQWTVTGYTLALSAVIPLAGWLTDRFGAKRVFLFTIAMFTLGSVLCSIAQSPEQLIIYRIIQGLGGGMVAPIGMAMVFRLAPPERRGSIMGMLGIPMLLAPALGPVLSGWFIESFSWHWIFLINLPIGIAAFILCIKFLPDTDRGRTPALDLLGMILAPIAFSMLAYGVSEGGTSWTSATTLTGVIVGGVALILFVIVELRHKNPLLELRVFKSSDFTRGIILAWVSQVALFGAMILIPLYLQQIKGYTALETGLILLPQALASGVGMPLGGRLFDKIGARPLAFVGLGIISGALFILSTITAETGLGLIILSLVMMGLGMGFSMMPLNTHVLNAAPRKLVGRVTPLTAAAQQVVVSFAVAGLTGFLTSHIASNTAGATDATGVVNGLVAGFNDTFFLAACIALFGCLLSLILRKPKRMEEETLQTGDQPDPAMMMGH
- a CDS encoding glycosyltransferase family 4 protein gives rise to the protein MKVLFTFFVPSGGVDTLNRLRTAVLQRHGIEAHLLYLYPGSGMQNNTSTPVFTASSDEEIHSLIHHHCYDAIIVTSDIAMPGRLRALGYKGRIIYEAQGLGTREQAMETIQLGVPYLQAHCNAAVIPPTDHLLELFIHMCPWLHRFVIPNMLDTNTFAPISVDTPPYPVLAWVGRLEHNKNWREYLMISSKIIKKIPKARLWLFHDPTLANPEDEVMFRHMLAEYGLEDRIGIFINVPHSEMPTFYSMIAASGGIMLSTSLLEGFGYAVAEAISCGCPVLSTDSDGVRSFITHNKTGKFYPLGNVKAAVSEAVDLMRNKKLRENIRIQGRQHMAVSFSPDRYAASFREMMTALSIFF